From Candidatus Methylomirabilis sp., the proteins below share one genomic window:
- a CDS encoding glycosyltransferase: MRILQIVHGFPSESNAGTERYCEAVCAQLRARGHTVAVFAGTGQPAAKATTVTTEQDGHDVTRYYRAEGRDYGWIDGYDPEVEQVLRSTLTSCRPDIVHVHHWHRLTNNLVAICADLSIPVVVTLHDVWTSCPRIHRIHREGSFCSEPLLTAPCLHCVERTQWQTDREVAAALTLRQQMIGEELALASALIVPSEAHRSLLLELLELSENRLIVLPHGSAQTIIAQERRKGAAVFPDRPLQIGHWGYFLYHKGTHLLLEALHRLDDPSAVQVHLIGTALDQAYGERLHDLARGLSVQFHGAYQPADLQAFDLDLAVFPSITSESYSFTIDEAMRLGLPVLASDRGALSERIGKAGLTFRAEDAEDLARRLQEILDAPEVLEAMRLGIRIETLLSMKAHVAMLEKIYEDATQTSRPKVETSAPYLKLLVHAQQQVREREEALANLESRLMQTETAATALVQERDAALREQLLRVSELEKGASELDAEARRYRETLDAILSSTFWKLTTPIRWLRHPIRALLGAD; the protein is encoded by the coding sequence ATGAGAATCCTTCAGATCGTTCACGGTTTTCCATCTGAGTCGAATGCAGGTACGGAGCGCTACTGCGAGGCTGTCTGTGCGCAGTTGCGAGCTCGCGGTCATACAGTGGCGGTATTCGCCGGAACGGGACAGCCGGCTGCGAAGGCGACGACCGTCACGACAGAGCAGGACGGCCACGATGTGACGCGGTATTACCGCGCGGAAGGACGAGACTATGGATGGATAGACGGATACGATCCGGAGGTGGAGCAAGTATTGCGGAGCACCCTGACTTCGTGTCGGCCGGATATCGTCCATGTGCATCACTGGCACCGACTGACCAATAACCTAGTGGCGATCTGTGCGGACCTAAGTATTCCTGTGGTGGTGACGCTGCACGATGTCTGGACCTCCTGCCCACGAATCCATCGGATCCACCGAGAGGGGTCGTTTTGCAGCGAGCCCCTCTTGACCGCACCGTGTCTGCACTGTGTCGAGCGAACTCAATGGCAGACGGATCGGGAGGTCGCTGCTGCACTGACATTACGTCAACAGATGATAGGGGAGGAACTTGCGCTGGCCTCAGCCCTCATCGTACCGTCAGAAGCTCACCGTTCATTGCTGCTTGAGCTGCTTGAGCTTTCGGAGAACCGCTTGATTGTTCTCCCGCATGGGAGTGCCCAGACCATCATAGCGCAGGAGAGGCGGAAGGGGGCAGCAGTGTTCCCAGATCGACCGCTTCAGATCGGGCATTGGGGTTATTTCCTGTACCATAAAGGTACGCACCTGCTCCTCGAGGCGCTGCATCGTCTGGACGATCCATCGGCAGTGCAGGTCCATCTGATCGGAACAGCCTTAGACCAGGCATATGGGGAACGACTTCACGATCTTGCGCGCGGCCTCTCGGTGCAATTCCATGGCGCCTATCAGCCGGCCGACCTGCAGGCGTTTGATCTTGATCTTGCTGTCTTCCCTTCCATTACCAGTGAATCCTATTCGTTTACCATTGACGAGGCGATGCGGTTGGGGCTGCCGGTCCTCGCCTCGGACCGCGGCGCTCTTTCGGAGCGGATTGGGAAGGCCGGCCTGACCTTTCGGGCTGAGGATGCAGAGGATCTGGCCCGGCGCCTCCAGGAGATCCTAGACGCGCCGGAGGTGCTGGAGGCGATGCGCCTGGGCATCCGGATCGAGACACTCTTGTCAATGAAGGCCCATGTCGCCATGTTGGAGAAGATCTATGAGGATGCCACTCAGACCAGCCGGCCGAAGGTAGAGACGTCCGCACCCTATCTGAAGTTACTCGTCCACGCCCAGCAGCAGGTCCGGGAGCGCGAGGAGGCTCTTGCGAATCTGGAGTCGCGCCTTATGCAGACCGAAACCGCGGCGACGGCCCTTGTCCAGGAACGGGACGCTGCGTTGCGGGAGCAGCTTCTGCGTGTATCGGAGCTGGAAAAGGGGGCCAGTGAACTTGATGCAGAAGCCCGTCGTTATCGCGAAACGCTGGACGCTATCCTTTCATCCACGTTCTGGAAGCTCACGACACCGATCCGATGGTTACGCCATCCCATCCGCGCCCTGCTCGGCGCGGATTGA
- a CDS encoding PIG-L family deacetylase, translating into MPGAMMPPTPPAVLLAPPVGRALVLAPHADDESLGCGGAIALHRCQSDRVKVVIVTDGAAGDPKGYYVGRDYPVLRREESRRAGAILGVSDLEHWDYPDGKLAPTPELVERIGALLTIERPDILYRPSINEIHPDHWALGVAVEEALRRYIIPVRDWCYEIWATVHPSHILDITPVWDLKCEAISQYQSQLRYNDYLRMVTGLNAYRTIHLPSARYVEAFEAR; encoded by the coding sequence ATGCCAGGGGCAATGATGCCGCCGACGCCGCCTGCGGTACTATTGGCCCCACCGGTTGGGCGTGCCCTGGTCCTGGCCCCCCACGCCGATGATGAGAGCCTGGGGTGTGGTGGCGCGATTGCGCTTCACCGCTGCCAGAGTGATCGGGTCAAGGTCGTTATCGTGACCGACGGAGCGGCTGGAGACCCGAAGGGATACTATGTGGGGCGCGACTACCCCGTATTGCGTCGTGAGGAGAGCAGGCGAGCGGGCGCCATCCTCGGGGTAAGCGACCTGGAGCATTGGGACTACCCGGACGGCAAGCTCGCCCCCACTCCTGAGTTGGTGGAGCGAATCGGGGCGTTACTCACGATTGAACGACCGGATATCCTCTATCGGCCATCAATCAACGAGATCCACCCGGATCATTGGGCCCTTGGGGTGGCCGTTGAAGAGGCGCTTCGACGATACATCATTCCCGTACGAGACTGGTGTTACGAGATCTGGGCTACAGTCCACCCGTCGCATATCCTCGACATCACGCCGGTCTGGGACCTGAAATGCGAGGCGATTAGCCAATACCAGAGCCAGCTTCGGTATAACGACTATCTTCGAATGGTGACGGGCTTGAATGCCTATCGGACGATCCATCTGCCATCAGCCCGTTACGTAGAGGCGTTTGAGGCGCGGTAA
- a CDS encoding GNAT family N-acetyltransferase, with amino-acid sequence MGEQAAAIEEAGIYEDPAGRWAIRPYRPGDETRILDLFRRVFHVERPYDHWRWKFAENPAGQYIRLAETPSGEVVAQYAGLPARMVWGGKTLVFTQIIDVMVDPRFRLGLKRPGLFAAVANRFIADYGGPDKVSGGYGFPTPEALRVGRRVAGYTPLHPVVALVRDLDQDHGDRLPWSARLYRVEEVNRFEGEVDRLWEQVRPELPIAIIRNARYLNWRYANCPDVRYQMLVAYHRLTGIAAGMAVLRMGVRGEPVAALVDWLVSSRVTGASLALLAHCSLIARRAGMGQIQAWFAPYSWSYRFLQEQSFRPETTIYQFVVLPTSPEISLEWAKKQWYYTMGDSDIY; translated from the coding sequence GTGGGTGAACAGGCTGCCGCGATTGAAGAGGCCGGCATCTATGAGGATCCCGCAGGTCGGTGGGCCATCCGTCCCTACCGACCCGGCGATGAAACTCGGATCCTGGATCTCTTTCGGCGGGTCTTCCATGTCGAGCGCCCCTACGACCACTGGCGCTGGAAGTTTGCAGAAAACCCGGCGGGGCAGTATATACGGCTGGCAGAGACCCCATCAGGAGAGGTGGTGGCACAGTATGCCGGGTTGCCTGCCCGAATGGTCTGGGGGGGCAAGACGCTCGTGTTCACCCAGATCATCGACGTCATGGTGGATCCACGCTTTCGACTCGGCCTGAAGCGGCCTGGCCTTTTTGCCGCCGTGGCCAACCGGTTTATTGCCGACTACGGCGGGCCGGATAAAGTGTCTGGTGGATATGGATTCCCGACGCCGGAGGCCCTGCGAGTCGGACGACGGGTTGCCGGCTATACCCCACTGCATCCGGTCGTCGCGCTTGTACGGGATCTGGACCAGGATCACGGCGATCGACTTCCCTGGAGTGCCAGGCTCTACCGGGTTGAAGAAGTCAATCGATTTGAAGGGGAGGTGGACAGACTCTGGGAACAGGTGAGGCCGGAGCTGCCCATAGCAATTATTCGTAACGCCCGGTATCTGAACTGGCGGTACGCTAACTGTCCAGATGTTCGCTATCAGATGCTGGTGGCCTACCATCGCCTTACGGGTATCGCGGCCGGGATGGCGGTTCTGCGAATGGGGGTACGCGGTGAGCCCGTAGCCGCTCTGGTCGATTGGCTGGTAAGCAGCCGCGTAACAGGGGCTTCTCTCGCGCTCCTAGCCCACTGTAGTCTGATTGCCAGAAGGGCTGGCATGGGACAGATACAGGCGTGGTTTGCGCCATATAGCTGGTCCTATCGCTTTTTGCAAGAGCAGAGCTTTCGTCCAGAAACCACGATCTATCAGTTTGTCGTCTTGCCCACAAGCCCTGAGATCTCCCTCGAGTGGGCAAAAAAGCAATGGTATTACACGATGGGCGATTCGGATATCTATTGA
- a CDS encoding ABC transporter ATP-binding protein — protein MYAIEVSELSKVYRIYSNPKDRLKEYLLRGRRTYHQAFWALRDVSFRAGVGSTVGLIGDNGAGKSTLLQLVAGTLRPTSGNVSLKGRISTILELGAGFNPEFTGRENAFMSGAIMGISQKEMGRRFPEIADFAEIGDFIERPVKMYSSGMYVRLAFAVATSVDPDILIIDEALSVGDQYFQKRCIDRIEQFRRSGKTILFCSHNLYQVLSICDETIWLRDGQVAMVGQTSRVVGMYENYLRERELPRVPVIRVDQGPRTFPWISRVRLSRDGEDAECDQFMTGDELAITVQYEVPDPPTPVHLGVVLYRNDGVEVFGTGTHVANVKPPAHSGSIRLRFPALPLMSGEYAISVFLLDDHGVHFYHQREREFTFQVVQNIQALGLCHLEHRWEVEVPSDPDGQHPLLSGAVRG, from the coding sequence ATGTACGCCATCGAGGTCTCCGAACTCTCCAAGGTCTACCGGATCTACTCCAACCCGAAGGACCGCCTCAAGGAGTACCTCCTTCGGGGTCGACGGACCTATCACCAGGCGTTCTGGGCGCTGCGAGATGTGAGCTTCCGGGCTGGGGTTGGTTCAACTGTTGGGCTGATCGGCGATAATGGCGCAGGCAAGAGTACCCTCTTGCAACTGGTGGCTGGCACGCTCCGTCCCACCTCCGGCAACGTATCGTTAAAAGGCCGCATTTCTACTATCCTGGAACTGGGCGCCGGGTTTAACCCGGAGTTTACGGGCCGCGAGAACGCGTTTATGAGCGGCGCCATCATGGGGATCAGCCAGAAGGAGATGGGGCGACGATTCCCTGAGATTGCCGACTTTGCCGAGATCGGCGACTTTATCGAGCGACCGGTGAAGATGTACTCGAGCGGCATGTACGTCCGGCTGGCATTTGCGGTGGCCACGAGCGTCGATCCCGATATCCTGATCATCGACGAGGCCCTCTCAGTGGGGGACCAGTACTTCCAGAAGCGCTGCATCGACAGGATCGAACAGTTCAGGCGGTCGGGCAAGACGATTCTGTTCTGCTCGCATAACCTCTATCAGGTCTTGTCGATTTGCGATGAGACGATCTGGCTGAGGGATGGACAAGTGGCGATGGTCGGACAGACATCGCGGGTAGTGGGGATGTACGAGAACTATCTGCGGGAACGAGAGCTTCCCAGAGTACCTGTCATCCGTGTGGACCAAGGCCCACGGACCTTCCCCTGGATCTCGAGGGTCAGGCTCAGCCGCGACGGAGAGGATGCCGAGTGTGATCAATTCATGACAGGAGATGAGCTGGCGATTACCGTTCAGTATGAGGTTCCTGACCCTCCGACCCCCGTCCACTTGGGCGTGGTCTTGTACCGTAATGACGGCGTGGAGGTCTTTGGGACAGGTACGCATGTCGCCAACGTGAAACCCCCTGCGCACTCCGGAAGCATCCGCCTGCGTTTTCCTGCCCTGCCTTTGATGTCAGGAGAGTATGCGATCTCTGTCTTCCTGTTGGACGATCATGGTGTGCACTTCTACCATCAGCGGGAACGGGAGTTCACATTCCAGGTCGTGCAAAATATCCAGGCGTTGGGGCTGTGCCATTTGGAGCACCGGTGGGAGGTAGAGGTACCCTCTGATCCTGATGGGCAACATCCCCTCTTGTCAGGAGCGGTGCGTGGGTGA
- a CDS encoding ABC transporter permease, with protein sequence MGSFVWLWRHSSLIGNFVKRDLMARYKGSAIGLFWSVIHPLIMLVLYSFVFSKILKVRVGAEEGTGNFAIYLFCGMLPWNAFAEALNRSSGVVLEHANLIKRTIFPAEILPVYLVVSGIVNELIGLAILFAVLLFTGHHFSPLVLALPAVLLLQVAFTVGLAWIVAGTTVFIRDLGQIMGVGLTLWLFLTPIFYPPTLVPAEWRILLSMNPMYAVVEAYRSLVLLGRPPAWPSLAVLGVCALTTFVIGHQIFRRMQPAFADVI encoded by the coding sequence GTGGGTTCGTTCGTTTGGCTTTGGCGCCATAGCTCGTTGATCGGCAACTTTGTCAAGCGGGACCTGATGGCTCGCTACAAGGGTTCAGCCATTGGCCTCTTCTGGTCAGTTATTCACCCCCTCATCATGCTGGTCCTGTACAGCTTTGTCTTCTCGAAGATCCTCAAGGTACGCGTGGGGGCCGAGGAAGGGACGGGAAATTTTGCGATCTACCTCTTCTGTGGAATGCTGCCCTGGAACGCCTTCGCTGAGGCGTTGAACCGCTCCAGCGGTGTGGTCCTGGAGCACGCGAACCTGATTAAGCGGACCATCTTTCCGGCTGAAATCCTGCCCGTATACTTGGTGGTCTCCGGGATTGTCAATGAGTTAATCGGACTGGCGATTCTGTTCGCCGTGCTGCTGTTCACCGGCCATCACTTTAGCCCCTTGGTACTGGCGCTTCCCGCGGTCCTGCTCCTCCAGGTCGCCTTCACTGTCGGGTTAGCCTGGATCGTGGCAGGGACCACAGTCTTCATTAGGGATCTTGGACAGATCATGGGGGTGGGACTTACCCTGTGGCTCTTCCTGACACCGATATTTTATCCGCCGACTCTGGTGCCGGCGGAATGGCGCATCCTCCTGAGCATGAATCCGATGTACGCCGTCGTTGAAGCCTACCGGAGTCTGGTCCTCCTGGGGCGCCCCCCGGCGTGGCCGAGCTTGGCGGTCCTGGGCGTGTGCGCGCTCACGACCTTTGTGATAGGCCACCAGATCTTCAGGCGAATGCAGCCGGCGTTCGCCGACGTGATCTGA
- a CDS encoding SCP2 sterol-binding domain-containing protein has product MLTVEEVYHFDLKGYVLVKHAFEPDVIRALHDQLCELEHVEKEQLPPQCIPHWTPVVNEYRIMNIVECGNLFIQLIDHPQILSRVEALVPGPIRLTEAYSISRRRGIGLPLHATPIAQYRMTPSGPKSFHVKAIINLTDCGPEDGPLVVFEGTHKLGIPFPYSIIHPDWPTPAHDVAMAQAYLKADGSAPTVKVPWEQIPGYKEVYAEAGDLLIFTEDLWHGAKELRSDRTRRTLYFAYSPYHFATWHGVEYSAELKQRVTERQRHLLSGPFIGSFYEGADIASRVPKDVPFQILPNSERWSTWGKDNPPVPSPPSPQEGLLAETLRDIFERTLPQRLAAHPELAMAHLGICQLIISGENGGKWFLDLTDRNGHVIPGECDTPDCVVEVSSQDFVGLFTGKAEPAELFYQGRLAIRGNISVAMQMATLWGE; this is encoded by the coding sequence ATGCTGACTGTCGAGGAAGTGTATCACTTCGATCTCAAGGGCTACGTTCTGGTCAAGCACGCGTTCGAGCCGGACGTGATACGCGCACTCCACGACCAGCTCTGTGAGCTCGAACACGTCGAAAAGGAACAACTTCCACCACAGTGCATCCCCCACTGGACCCCGGTCGTCAACGAGTACCGCATTATGAACATTGTTGAATGCGGCAATCTCTTCATTCAACTCATCGATCATCCCCAGATTCTCAGTCGGGTCGAAGCCCTCGTGCCAGGGCCAATCCGCCTCACCGAAGCATACAGCATCTCGCGAAGGCGGGGGATCGGTCTTCCCCTCCACGCAACTCCCATTGCCCAATACCGCATGACGCCATCGGGTCCGAAGTCCTTCCATGTCAAGGCCATCATCAATCTGACGGATTGCGGACCGGAGGACGGGCCGCTCGTCGTCTTCGAAGGCACACACAAGCTGGGCATCCCCTTCCCGTACTCTATCATTCATCCGGACTGGCCCACACCCGCACATGATGTGGCCATGGCTCAGGCCTACCTCAAGGCTGACGGGTCCGCACCTACCGTAAAGGTTCCATGGGAACAGATCCCAGGGTACAAGGAGGTGTACGCTGAGGCCGGCGATCTCCTGATATTCACGGAAGATCTCTGGCACGGGGCCAAGGAGTTACGGTCTGACCGTACTCGACGGACCCTCTACTTTGCCTATAGCCCTTACCATTTTGCCACCTGGCACGGTGTCGAATATTCTGCGGAGTTGAAGCAAAGGGTCACCGAGCGGCAGCGCCATCTTTTATCCGGGCCATTCATCGGGAGCTTTTACGAAGGCGCAGACATCGCATCCCGCGTGCCTAAGGATGTGCCATTTCAAATCTTGCCGAACTCCGAACGATGGTCAACCTGGGGGAAGGATAACCCCCCGGTGCCCTCACCCCCCTCACCTCAAGAGGGTCTTCTCGCGGAAACCCTTCGAGACATTTTTGAGCGCACGCTCCCACAGCGCCTTGCGGCTCACCCCGAACTTGCGATGGCGCACCTCGGAATTTGCCAGTTGATTATCTCGGGGGAGAACGGGGGAAAATGGTTCCTGGACCTGACCGACCGGAACGGACACGTAATCCCTGGTGAATGCGACACACCTGACTGCGTGGTAGAGGTCAGCTCACAGGATTTCGTCGGCCTTTTCACGGGAAAGGCGGAGCCGGCTGAGCTCTTTTACCAGGGCAGACTCGCCATACGGGGCAACATCAGCGTGGCCATGCAGATGGCCACGCTGTGGGGAGAGTAG
- a CDS encoding class I SAM-dependent methyltransferase, with product MTMNHRSLCGFNRILRLFRDDLSRPEYLAKSAVLQALVDRVIQLGLPVRLDFAREWENAHVLLELDRLRTSMPVRTILDFGGGNSPICYYLAGEGHSVSILDIDQRMIELINSNSRVLGWDSRLRGVHYSGKEWPFGDARFDCVISISVFEGILRKHRPLFWSEMRRVMRPGASLLMTFDYGEGGRMVGDPPISIEEIDEQIIRPSGMELVGEGFSEPVFDSDNGPPVKAIVKTVDGFDYRIAAYSFAAIHLRKPTR from the coding sequence ATGACCATGAATCATCGTTCATTATGTGGTTTTAATCGAATCCTTCGGTTGTTTCGGGACGATCTGTCAAGGCCGGAATATCTGGCCAAGAGTGCGGTTCTGCAAGCCCTCGTGGACCGAGTCATACAGTTGGGTCTGCCGGTCAGGCTAGATTTCGCCCGCGAGTGGGAAAACGCTCACGTCCTGCTGGAACTGGACCGCCTGAGAACCTCGATGCCCGTCAGGACGATCCTGGACTTCGGGGGAGGTAATAGCCCAATCTGTTACTACTTGGCGGGAGAAGGCCACAGCGTCTCAATCCTAGACATTGACCAGCGGATGATAGAGCTGATCAACAGCAATAGCCGTGTCCTGGGATGGGATTCGCGACTGAGGGGCGTCCACTACAGCGGTAAGGAGTGGCCATTTGGCGACGCGCGGTTTGACTGCGTCATTTCAATTTCGGTCTTCGAGGGGATCTTGCGGAAGCATCGGCCACTCTTCTGGTCGGAGATGCGCAGGGTCATGAGGCCAGGCGCCTCCCTCCTCATGACGTTTGATTACGGCGAAGGCGGCCGGATGGTCGGCGATCCTCCCATCTCAATCGAAGAGATAGATGAGCAGATTATTCGGCCATCCGGTATGGAGCTTGTCGGGGAAGGGTTCTCTGAGCCCGTGTTTGATTCCGACAATGGTCCCCCGGTCAAGGCTATTGTCAAGACTGTGGATGGATTCGACTATCGCATTGCGGCGTATTCATTCGCCGCCATTCACCTTCGTAAGCCAACTCGCTGA